The window ACGCGGGCGCGGCGGTGGCGGCACTCGCCGACCTGCGCCGGGCGCAGGGCCGCCTGGTGGCCCTGCGCGACGTCCGCTACATCGACCTGGCGCGGATCGACGTCCACGCGGCCGAGCTGGACGCCGAGATCACGGCCGCCGGCCGGCGTGCGGTGGATTTCCTGCACGGCGATGAGGCCTTCGCCGACTACCACGCCGAGACCGACCGGCTGGCCGGGCAGGCGGCGACCATCACCAGCGCCGCGGCGGCGAATCCGATCGCCGAGCGGCTCGCCGAGCAGGCAGGCGGCCTGGAGGCCGTCGTCGAGATCGTCACCGGTCTCGACATCGTCGACACCACCGTGCGCACCCACATCCTGGACCGGATCGGGGAGGTCTTCGCCGAAGCCAACCGGGTGCGGGCCATCCTGGACGCCCGCCGCGGGCAGCTGTTCGACACCGAGAGCCGGGCCGTGTTCGCGGCCGAGCTCACGCTGATCGGCCAGGCCGTCAACGCGGCGCTGGCGGTGGCCGACACACCCGAGCGCTGCGACGAGCAGCTGGGACGGCTGCTCGTCTCGCTGGAGCGACTGGAAGCGCGCTTCGGTGAATCCGACGACGCCGGCGAGCAGGTCGCGGCCCGCCGCGCGGACCTCTACGACACGTTCTCCGCCCGCCGCCAGGAACTGGTGCAGGCACGGACCCGGCGGGCCGGCCGGCGAGCCGACTCGGCCGGCCGGATCCTGGCCGGCGTCCGTCGCCGCTGCACGGACCTGCGCACCCTCGACGAGATCAACACCTACTTCTCGACCGACCCGATGGTGACCACGCTGCACGGCATCATCGCCGAGCTGCGTTCACTCGGGGAGCCGATCCGCGCGGACGAGATCGCCGGCCGGATCGAGGCGGCGCGCCTGGACGCCCGCCGCGCCCTGCGCGACCGGGTCGACCTCTACGCGGGCGACGACGTCATCCGCCTCGGGCGTCACCTGTTCGCGATCAACACCCAGCCGCTCGACATCGCTCTCGTCCCCGACGGGGACCGGCTGGCGTTCGTGATCACCGGGACGGACTACCGCCGCCCGGTCCGTGACTCGTCCTTCGAGGGGACCAGGCCGTTCTGGGACGAGCCGCTGCCGTCGGAGTCGCCGCGGGTGTACCGGGCCGAGTACCTGGCCACGCGGATCCTCGCCGACGCGGTGGCCGGTGCCGCCGGGCTTTCCGTCGCCGCGCTGGTCAAGGCGGCCGACACCGGGGACGACCTGCTTGATCTGGTGCGCAGAGTGGCCGGGAACCGCCACGACGAAGGGTACGAGCGCGGCGTCCACGACCGGGACGCCACCCGGATCCTCGCCGCGCTGGCCCAGTCCTACGCCCAGGCGGGGCTGCTGCGCTACCCGCCGGCGGCGCGGGCCGCCGCCCAGCTGTTCTGGGCCTACGGCACCGACGTCGCGGGCCGGGTGGCCTGGGGCCGCCGGGCCGTGTCGCTGGCCCGGGCCCGGGCCGTTTTCGGCCCCGCCCACCGGCCGGGCTCGGCGGCTCTCCATCAGGGGGGCCCGGAACAGATCGGTGACCTGTGCGCCGAGCTCGCCGCCGCCGTGGCACGGTTCCTCACGGGCCCGGGCCCGGGCCCGGGGGCGGTCGCCGGCGCTGGCGACGGCAGCGGCGTTGGCCACGGTAGCGGAACTGGCCACGGCAGCGAGATTGGCAGCGGCACCGGAACTGGCGCTGGCAGTGATGTCGGCGCTGGCAACGGCTCCGGCCGCGCCGACTCCGCCAGCATCGCCAGCCTGACCGCCCTCGTCGAGCGGACCGGCGGAGTCGACCTCGTCGGGGAGTACCTGTTCGAGGAACTCGCCGGCGAGCCCACCGGATTCGTCACCGGCGCCGCCGCCCGCGAACTGCTCGCCGCCTTCCGACGAGCGCTCGGGGAGCGGGGGGCCGGCGACGGCTTCGACCACGATCTGCTCGCCTTCGACGACGATCTGGCTGCCGGGCACCAGCTCGCGACGGCCTGGCTGGGCGCGTTCCACGCGTCCCGCGCGGTCGATGCCGCAGGCCCCGAGAAGGCCGCAGGCCCCGAGAAGGCGGTGGGCCCCGGGGAAGCGATGAGCGTCGGCGAAGCGGTGAGCGCCGGGGAAGCCGTGGGTGCCGTGGGCACCGGGGCCGACCTGCCGGAGGCGGTGGCCGTGCTGGTCTGCGGCTCGCGGCTGCCCCGGCACGACTCGTCGGCCAACCTGGAAGCCAGCGTCGACGGCCTGCTCGGCAGCCACCCGCGCATCGACGGCGGGCGCCTTGAGCTACGCCTCGACGAGACACTGGCGCGCACCCGCCGGTTCCACACCGAGCGGGTCCCCGCCTACCGCGCCTACCGGCGGCAGCGGGACGAGCTGATCTCCCAGGAACGCCGGCGGCTGCGGCTGGAGGAGTACCAGGCGACTCCGCCGGGCGGCTTCGTCCGTAACCGGCTCGTCGACGAGGTCTACCTGCCGCTCGTCGGTGCGAACCTGGCCCGCCAGCTCGGGACCGCGGGCGACGGCTCGAATCCGGACCGGATGGGCCTGCTGCTGCTCGTCTCCCCACCCGGATACGGCAAGACCATGCTGATGGAATATGTGGCGAGCCGCCTCGGCCTGGTGTTCGTGAAGGTCGACGGACCCGCGCTCGGCGGCGCCGTGACCTCGCTCGACCCCGCAGCCGCACCCGACGCGGCCGCCCGCCGCGAGATCGAGAAGGTCTCCTTCGCGCTTGAGCTGGGCAGCAACGTGCTGCTCTACCTGGACGACATCCAGCACACCGCGCCCGAGCTGCTGGAGAAGTTCGTCCCGCTGTGTGACACCCAGCGTCGGATGGACGGCGTCTGGGACGGCGCGAGCCGCACCTACGACCTGCGCGGCAAGCGCTTCGCCGTGTGCATGGCGGGCAACCCGTACACCGAGTCCGGTGGACGGTTCCGGGTGCCGGACATGCTCGCCAACCGCGCCGACGTGTGGAACCTCGGTGACGTCCTTTCCGGCCGGGACGATCTGTTCGAGCGCAGCTATCTGGAGAACGCGGTCACGTCGAACCCGGTGCTGGCCCCGCTGGCCGGCCGTGAGCGCGCCGACCTGGAACTTCTGATCCAGATGGCCCAGGGCGACTCGGCGGCGCGGCCGGATCGGCTCAGCCATCCGTATCCGCCGGCCGAGCTGGACCAGATCCTGGCCGTGCTGCGGAAGCTGGTGCGCGTCCAGCAGGTCGTGCTCGCCGTCAACCGGGCCTACATCGCCTCGGCCGGGCAGAACGACGCGGACCGCAACGAGCCGCCCTTCCTGCTGCAGGGCTCCTACCGGAACATGAACCGGCTGGCGGAGCGGATCGTCCCGGTGATGAACGACGAGGAGCTGGACGCCCTGATCGCCGACCACTACCTCGCCGAGGCGCAGACCCTCACCTCCGGCACGGAGGCGAACCTGCTCCGGTTCGCCGAGCTGCGCGGCGCGCTGGCCCCGGAACAGGCCGCCCGGTGGGCCGAGGTGAAGGGCCGCTACCGGCGCAGCGGGGAGTAGCACCAGGTAGCACCAGGAAGTAGTGGCCGGGGGCAGTCAGCCGCAGTGCTCCCAGCCGCTGGTCCAGGTCGAGCCGGCGTAGCTGCCACCCCACTTCACGCACTTCCCCGGAGCGGTCACGTACACGGGCCCCGCGTAGTACTGAAAACTGCCCGTGTCGGACTGCCGCGTCGAACTGCCCTCCACCTGCACCCAGGCACCCATCGCCTGCGCCACCCCCACGCCGGACCCCGACTTCAGCGTCACCACACAGTTCTGGCTGCCGTTGTACAGCAGATAGATCGTCGCCGAGCCCAGGGAATGCCTGTCGATCTGCGAGTAGCCCGACCCGCACACCTGTGTCGCGGTGTACGGATTCGGCTTCGTTGTGGCTGCGGGTGCGGATGTGGGCGCCGGAGCGGGCGCGGGCGCAGTCGTGCGAGCCTGCGTACCGGCGGGCGCGGCGGGCGCGGTCGGCGCGGGTGCGCCGGCGGGCGCGGGCGACTGCGAACCGCCGGGCTCGGATCCCGTACCACCGGGACTCGAACCGGGTGCCTGCATCGATGGCTCGCCGCCGGCCTGCGGGGTCACCGTGGCAGCCGGCGCCGCGGAGCCGCCCGCCGCGCCGGGCCGCGCCGTCGCGGACGCCGCCGCGCCTCGCGCCGAACGGCCTCCCTTGAGTGCCTCCGAGTCCGCCCCGGCCGCGTCGAGGAGATTTCCCCCCGCCGACCGCGAACCGTTCGGCCCCGAATCGTCCGACCCCGACGAGACCCAGAGGATCACCGGCACCGCGACGATCAGAGCCAGCGCACAGGCCGCCGCCGCGAGCAGTGCGGTACGGCGCCGGCGGGTACCTGATCCCGCTGGCCCCGGGCCCGCGTCGTCCCCAGCTGCCGGGCCGGGCTCCGATGTCGGTTCCTGCATCGCCGGCGCTCCTGAGCGAGAAGGGACATAACGCCCGAAAGCCTTTCAGGATCGGATCCGGTCCGGTCGATGTGGGGGGTCACCGGTTCGGTGGTCCGCGCCCTCGGTTGCGTCAGGCCTGCGGCGCGTGATCGGCAGGTCCGCGCAGAAGACATGCGTCGGACGCATACCAGCGCATGCCAAAGCCGCGCAGCGGCGGGGGTGCCGCGGCGCGGAGCCTCAGACGAGGGCGGGTGCGGGTGCGGGTGCGGGGCACCGCGCCAGGTGGCGCAGGCGGGCGGCGTCCTGGCTGGGTGGCAGACCGAACTGGCGACGGTACTCGCGGCTGAACTGCGACGGGCTGTCGTAGCCGACGCGGTGGCTGATACCCGTGACGTCGCCCGGGTGGGTGATGAGCTGGAGCCGGGCCTCCTGCAGCCGGATCTGCTTCTGGAACTGGATGGGGCTCATCGCGGTGACAGCCTGGAAGTTCCGGTAGAAAGCGGACACGCTTATGCCGGACTGCCGCGCGACATCCTCGACCCGGAACGACTGCGTGTAGTGGTCCCGGATCCAGCGGACGGCGCGGGCGATGTGGTTGAGGCTGCTGTCGGCGAGGCCGAGCTGGCGAACGACGGCGCCCTGCGCGCCGGTGATCACGCGCCAGAGGATCTCCCGCTCGACCAACGGTGCCAGCGCGGCTCGGTCGCGTGGCTGGTCGAGCAGGCGCAGCATCCGCACCACCGCGTCGACGAGCTCCGATGGTGCGTCGCTGACGGCCATCCCCGACGGTGCGCCGCCACCGGTGGGCGGGACGTCCGCCGGTGTGGCCCGCAGCAGGAGCTCGGCGATCGTGGCGGGGTTCAGGACCAGACCGAATCCGAGTGAGGGCCGATCCGGGCTCGCCTCGACGAACTGGCCGGTGATCGGCAGGTCGACCGACGCGACGAGGTACTGCCCGGCGCCGTACTCGTACACGCGGTCACCCAGCGCGATCCGCTTCGCGCCCTGCGCCACGAGGGCGAGCACCGTGCCCGACATCGCCGGCGCCGGCTCGGTCGAGTGCTCGACCCTTGAGACGAGGACCCTGTCGATGGCGGTCGTCATGTCCGGACGGGCGTGCCGGGCGATCAGGGAACGCAGCTCGCCAAGGTCCATGACCCGATTAGAACACCAGACGAAAGTCGCCGTCTCGGTAGGATCGTGCAAGAGGTCGCGAGTATCTGCTTAACGTTTTCGCAGGTAGCGGTGTTTCCATGGGTTGGTCGACATCCCTGGGGCATCCGACAGCTCCCCGAAACACGGAGACCGCGCAGCCATGTCTGTCAGTCACGGATTCAATGCCACCGCGACCGCCCGGCCCGCGCCGCGGGTAGCAGTTGTCACCGGTGCGAGCTCCGGGATAGGACGCAGCACCGCCATCCAGATCGCCCGGCGCGGCACAGGAGTCATCCTCACCTCCCACGGCAACCAGGCAGGCGGGCGGGAGACCGTGTCAATGATCGAGAAGGACGGCGGCACGGCCGTCGCGCTGCCCCTGGACGTCGGTTGCTCGGCGGACTTCCCGGCCTTCCGGGACTCCGTCGCCGCGGCCCTGCGCGAGACCTGGCAGCGGGAGAGCTTCGACTTCCTGGTCAACAACGCCGGGTTCGGCCAGATGGCGATGTTCGAGGACACCACCGAGCAGATGTTCGACGAGCTCGTGCGGGTGCTGTTGAAGGGCCCCTATTTTCTGACCCAGACCCTGCTTCCGTTGCTGGCTGACGGCGGCGCCGTCATCAACACGACGAGCAACGCGGCCCGATTCTCCGGACTGGAAGCCGGCTATTCGGCCTACGGAAAGATGAAAGGGGGCCTGGTCGTCCTGACCCGCTACCTCGCCAAGGAGCTCAGTGCGCGCGGGATCCGGGTCAACTCGGTCTCGCCGGGCGCCACCCGTACCCGTATCGCCGACGACGCGTTCGCGCGCCACCCCGAGGTGATCCCCCCGATCGCGGCCAGAACGGCCCTCGGGCGCCTCGGTGAACCCGAAGACATCGGCCTGGCGATCGCCGCCCTGCTCGGAGAGGAAGGCCGCTGGATCACGGCCCAGGACATCGAGGTCTCCGGAGGCTACAACCTGTGAAAGCCTGGTCGCGATCCTGGTAGTCGCCGGCTGGTGACGTCCTCCGGTGCCGCGGCACCGCCGTCGAGGCAGGCCGGATCAGGCCGTACCGCGCCGTAGGGTGAGGAATCGTGAAGGTGGAAGTGTGGTCCGACATCGTCTGCCCGTGGTGCTACATCGGCAAGCGGCGGTTGGAGAAGGCGCTCAGCCAGTACGAGCACGCCGGTGACGTGGAGGTCATCTGGCGCAGCTTCCAGCTGGATCCGGCGCAGCCACGCGGGGAGAACATCCCCACCTCCGAGATGCTCGCCCGCAAGTACGGCGTCAGCGCGCCGGAGGTCAGGGCCATGAACGACCGGGTCAGCGCACTGGCGGCCGAGGAGGGCCTGACCTACCACCTCGACCGGGCCGTCACCGCCAACACCTTCGACGCGCACCGCCTGCTGCACTTCGCCGCCACCCACGGCCTCGCCGCGGCGATGCAGGAACGCCTGATGCGCGCCACCCTGACGGACGGCGCGGCCGTCGACGACCCGGGCACGCTCGTCCGGCTCGCGACCGAGACGGGCCTGCCGGCCGACGGAACCCGCGAGGTCCTCGACAGCGACGCGTACGCTGACGGCGTCCGCGACGACATCCGCCAGGCCCGCGCGCTCGGCATCAGCGGTGTGCCGTTCTACGCCGTCGACCGCACCTATGGAATCTCCGGCGCCCAGCCGGTCGAGACCATCCTCGAAACCCTGCGCGCGGCGTCGTCCCCGGTCGGGTCCTGACCGGACGCGGCAGGCTCGCTACGTGAGTGTGACCGTGCACGTCCCGACGGCGACGTTGAGCCATCCAACCCGGTAGGACTCGCCGTCGACGACGTCGATCGTGCCGGTTCCGGAAGCCTGGCAGAAGCCGGCGGTCGGGCAGGAGATCGTGCCCTGGACGGAGTATTCCTGTTCTCCCGTCCGGACGTTCTCCACGACATAGCTGCGGCCAGACGGGAAGACGGTCTGCCCGCCGACCCGCACAGCCAACTGCAGGCCGCAGCCGAAGACGTCGCCTTCATAGACGAGGCGTATCGAAGCCCGTTGCCGCGTCGACGGGGCGGATGATTCCGCGGGCGCAGGTGCCGTCGTCCTCGCTGGTCTGGTCGTCGGTGGCGTGGTCGGTGGTGGGGAGGTCGGTGAATCGGTCGCCGGTGTCGTCGTGACCGTGGACTGGCTGGCGACCGGCGAGACAGTAATGGGACTGCGGCGACCCCCGCCGAAAGCTCCCGCCGCGCCCAGGCCCCCGATCAGCGTTCCAATGGCGGTGACGACCGCGGCAGCGATGATCAGAACGCTGCCCGGGTTGCCGGAGCCTT is drawn from Parafrankia irregularis and contains these coding sequences:
- a CDS encoding DNA repair ATPase, whose protein sequence is MDPDPTDTPLSADQGAPDRDTYEVLRARLAEQAAELTRRADALNTRRLAVFGGSGLRLLGAEQVSTRRPGVAQDVVALGEHLLLGCNVPAALPAASAADGEAAAGAGAGAGAVTDYFSLHRLVRAVGGAATESGATRFRLDGVNEGVAGSQGPDVKAGPDVKAGPDTEERPDAADALGGDESLGADDALGGDESPGGGAARGGGVPPGVLRDPTLHRDLRELVRYYRDTRLLRLRRLDDRVLAVFQTGRRPEDIRVLRWRTGTDGAVDYLDNLGERDHVLPPVDDLDWTAVSRDDHVLGRFPHVSVQGAVFVSTVGGALTVKTENDTENPDGIYREPVDEPLQSLADAEIWHARVGPLVVLRIRPYKETRWRYLVFNTRSARIVRVDGIGQGCRRLPAEQGIIFPDGYHLTTGAVRAFDTDISDLEFDRVIHAPGGEDVLYVFHARATGRFLLLPYNVIRQDVATPLTCHGYALFGDGTLVLLRTPSTRPSRAHAVQIWQTPYGHAVRSVTVTGSGPLERIGNADLVQGISDCVSVARLAAQTTPSRAGLDALIGACGRAFDRYHWLGDADLDDLGGPLAQVRATAGQVLEEFATVEALTEAARATLADTAAEIDTLLRRVRDKAPQDAGAAVAALADLRRAQGRLVALRDVRYIDLARIDVHAAELDAEITAAGRRAVDFLHGDEAFADYHAETDRLAGQAATITSAAAANPIAERLAEQAGGLEAVVEIVTGLDIVDTTVRTHILDRIGEVFAEANRVRAILDARRGQLFDTESRAVFAAELTLIGQAVNAALAVADTPERCDEQLGRLLVSLERLEARFGESDDAGEQVAARRADLYDTFSARRQELVQARTRRAGRRADSAGRILAGVRRRCTDLRTLDEINTYFSTDPMVTTLHGIIAELRSLGEPIRADEIAGRIEAARLDARRALRDRVDLYAGDDVIRLGRHLFAINTQPLDIALVPDGDRLAFVITGTDYRRPVRDSSFEGTRPFWDEPLPSESPRVYRAEYLATRILADAVAGAAGLSVAALVKAADTGDDLLDLVRRVAGNRHDEGYERGVHDRDATRILAALAQSYAQAGLLRYPPAARAAAQLFWAYGTDVAGRVAWGRRAVSLARARAVFGPAHRPGSAALHQGGPEQIGDLCAELAAAVARFLTGPGPGPGAVAGAGDGSGVGHGSGTGHGSEIGSGTGTGAGSDVGAGNGSGRADSASIASLTALVERTGGVDLVGEYLFEELAGEPTGFVTGAAARELLAAFRRALGERGAGDGFDHDLLAFDDDLAAGHQLATAWLGAFHASRAVDAAGPEKAAGPEKAVGPGEAMSVGEAVSAGEAVGAVGTGADLPEAVAVLVCGSRLPRHDSSANLEASVDGLLGSHPRIDGGRLELRLDETLARTRRFHTERVPAYRAYRRQRDELISQERRRLRLEEYQATPPGGFVRNRLVDEVYLPLVGANLARQLGTAGDGSNPDRMGLLLLVSPPGYGKTMLMEYVASRLGLVFVKVDGPALGGAVTSLDPAAAPDAAARREIEKVSFALELGSNVLLYLDDIQHTAPELLEKFVPLCDTQRRMDGVWDGASRTYDLRGKRFAVCMAGNPYTESGGRFRVPDMLANRADVWNLGDVLSGRDDLFERSYLENAVTSNPVLAPLAGRERADLELLIQMAQGDSAARPDRLSHPYPPAELDQILAVLRKLVRVQQVVLAVNRAYIASAGQNDADRNEPPFLLQGSYRNMNRLAERIVPVMNDEELDALIADHYLAEAQTLTSGTEANLLRFAELRGALAPEQAARWAEVKGRYRRSGE
- a CDS encoding serine/threonine protein kinase, giving the protein MQEPTSEPGPAAGDDAGPGPAGSGTRRRRTALLAAAACALALIVAVPVILWVSSGSDDSGPNGSRSAGGNLLDAAGADSEALKGGRSARGAAASATARPGAAGGSAAPAATVTPQAGGEPSMQAPGSSPGGTGSEPGGSQSPAPAGAPAPTAPAAPAGTQARTTAPAPAPAPTSAPAATTKPNPYTATQVCGSGYSQIDRHSLGSATIYLLYNGSQNCVVTLKSGSGVGVAQAMGAWVQVEGSSTRQSDTGSFQYYAGPVYVTAPGKCVKWGGSYAGSTWTSGWEHCG
- a CDS encoding AraC family transcriptional regulator encodes the protein MDLGELRSLIARHARPDMTTAIDRVLVSRVEHSTEPAPAMSGTVLALVAQGAKRIALGDRVYEYGAGQYLVASVDLPITGQFVEASPDRPSLGFGLVLNPATIAELLLRATPADVPPTGGGAPSGMAVSDAPSELVDAVVRMLRLLDQPRDRAALAPLVEREILWRVITGAQGAVVRQLGLADSSLNHIARAVRWIRDHYTQSFRVEDVARQSGISVSAFYRNFQAVTAMSPIQFQKQIRLQEARLQLITHPGDVTGISHRVGYDSPSQFSREYRRQFGLPPSQDAARLRHLARCPAPAPAPALV
- a CDS encoding SDR family NAD(P)-dependent oxidoreductase, whose amino-acid sequence is MSVSHGFNATATARPAPRVAVVTGASSGIGRSTAIQIARRGTGVILTSHGNQAGGRETVSMIEKDGGTAVALPLDVGCSADFPAFRDSVAAALRETWQRESFDFLVNNAGFGQMAMFEDTTEQMFDELVRVLLKGPYFLTQTLLPLLADGGAVINTTSNAARFSGLEAGYSAYGKMKGGLVVLTRYLAKELSARGIRVNSVSPGATRTRIADDAFARHPEVIPPIAARTALGRLGEPEDIGLAIAALLGEEGRWITAQDIEVSGGYNL
- a CDS encoding DsbA family oxidoreductase, yielding MKVEVWSDIVCPWCYIGKRRLEKALSQYEHAGDVEVIWRSFQLDPAQPRGENIPTSEMLARKYGVSAPEVRAMNDRVSALAAEEGLTYHLDRAVTANTFDAHRLLHFAATHGLAAAMQERLMRATLTDGAAVDDPGTLVRLATETGLPADGTREVLDSDAYADGVRDDIRQARALGISGVPFYAVDRTYGISGAQPVETILETLRAASSPVGS